The following proteins are encoded in a genomic region of Saccharopolyspora antimicrobica:
- a CDS encoding PP2C family protein-serine/threonine phosphatase: protein MSSTLVAGAATHQGGRRNNQDAVVVGDGLFGLADGVGGLSSGEVASRLALDALNADFATDRSSAGLLHACQQANRAVLRRADREAVTMGTTLVAVAMTTDAGVVAAHVGDSRLYRLRNGNLELLTRDHTVIAELLRAGAVSEDAADEHPHRNVLTRAIGVGPEVEVDRIELSCLPGDRLLICSDGLFKTLSTEEIEEILGSEPNPQDAAEQLVEAAVEQHSDDNVSAVVVNAE, encoded by the coding sequence GTGAGCAGCACGCTTGTCGCCGGCGCGGCGACGCACCAGGGCGGACGCAGGAACAACCAGGACGCGGTGGTCGTCGGTGACGGGCTGTTCGGGCTCGCGGACGGGGTGGGCGGGCTGTCGAGCGGGGAGGTCGCCAGCAGGCTCGCGCTGGACGCGCTGAACGCGGACTTCGCCACCGATCGCAGCTCCGCCGGGCTGCTGCACGCCTGCCAGCAGGCCAACCGGGCGGTGCTCAGACGCGCGGACCGCGAGGCGGTGACCATGGGCACCACGCTGGTCGCCGTGGCGATGACGACCGACGCCGGCGTCGTGGCCGCGCACGTGGGCGACTCGCGGCTCTACCGGCTCCGCAACGGGAACCTCGAACTGCTGACCCGCGATCACACCGTCATCGCGGAGCTGCTGCGCGCGGGGGCGGTCAGCGAGGACGCGGCCGACGAGCACCCGCACCGCAACGTGCTCACCCGGGCGATCGGCGTCGGCCCGGAGGTCGAGGTCGACCGCATCGAGCTGTCCTGCCTGCCGGGCGACCGGCTGCTGATCTGCTCGGACGGCCTGTTCAAGACGCTGTCCACCGAGGAGATCGAGGAGATCCTGGGCTCGGAGCCGAACCCGCAGGACGCCGCTGAGCAGCTCGTCGAGGCCGCGGTGGAGCAGCACTCCGACGACAACGTCAGCGCGGTCGTGGTCAACGCCGAGTAG
- the ectB gene encoding diaminobutyrate--2-oxoglutarate transaminase, with amino-acid sequence MNDIFATLESEVRSYCRTWPTVFDRASGSYLYDQDGTAYLDFFAGAGALNYGHNNPALKRKLLEYLERDGVTHALDQSTVAKGEFLQAFQQNVLEPRGLNYKVQFPGPTGTNSVESALKLVRKITGRESIISFTNAFHGMTLGSLSVTGNSMKRGGAGIPLVHATPMPYDDYFDGQVPDFLYFEKMLEDSGSGLNEPAAVIVETLQGEGGINSSRPEWLRGLYDLCQKHGMLMIVDDVQMGCGRTGPFFSFEEAGIQPDIVCLSKSIGGYGLPMALTLIKPEHDVWEPGEHNGTFRGNSPAFITATEAIKQYWADDSLEKATVAKGERVGAVLEEIATEHGGAISKGRGLARGIGFDDLNVAGKVSKAAFDRKLLVETSGPSSEVLKIMPPLTVSDDELEKGLQIIRESVREVLA; translated from the coding sequence GTGAACGACATCTTCGCAACCCTGGAATCCGAAGTCCGCAGCTACTGCCGCACCTGGCCGACGGTGTTCGACCGCGCCTCCGGCAGCTACCTGTACGACCAGGACGGCACCGCCTACCTGGACTTCTTCGCCGGCGCGGGGGCGCTCAACTACGGGCACAACAACCCGGCGCTCAAACGCAAGCTCCTCGAGTACCTGGAGCGGGACGGCGTCACCCACGCCCTGGACCAGTCCACCGTCGCCAAGGGCGAGTTCCTGCAGGCCTTCCAGCAGAACGTGCTCGAACCGCGCGGGCTGAACTACAAGGTCCAGTTCCCCGGCCCGACCGGCACCAACTCGGTCGAGTCGGCGCTGAAGCTGGTCCGCAAGATCACCGGCCGCGAGTCGATCATCAGCTTCACCAACGCCTTCCACGGCATGACGCTGGGTTCGCTGTCGGTGACCGGCAACTCGATGAAGCGCGGCGGCGCGGGCATCCCGCTGGTGCACGCCACGCCGATGCCCTACGACGACTACTTCGACGGCCAGGTCCCCGACTTCCTGTACTTCGAGAAGATGCTCGAGGACAGCGGTAGCGGGCTCAACGAGCCGGCCGCGGTCATCGTCGAGACGCTGCAGGGCGAGGGCGGCATCAACTCGTCCCGGCCGGAGTGGCTGCGCGGGCTCTACGACCTGTGCCAGAAGCACGGCATGCTGATGATCGTCGACGACGTGCAGATGGGCTGCGGCCGCACCGGCCCGTTCTTCAGCTTCGAAGAGGCGGGCATCCAGCCCGACATCGTCTGCCTGTCGAAGTCCATCGGCGGCTACGGCCTGCCGATGGCGCTGACGCTGATCAAGCCGGAGCACGACGTGTGGGAGCCGGGCGAGCACAACGGCACCTTCCGCGGCAACAGCCCGGCGTTCATCACCGCGACCGAGGCCATCAAGCAGTACTGGGCCGACGACTCGCTGGAGAAGGCGACCGTCGCCAAGGGCGAGCGGGTCGGCGCGGTGCTGGAGGAGATCGCCACCGAGCACGGCGGGGCCATCTCGAAGGGCCGCGGCCTGGCGCGCGGCATCGGCTTCGACGACCTCAACGTGGCGGGCAAGGTCTCCAAGGCGGCGTTCGACCGCAAACTGCTGGTGGAGACCTCGGGCCCGTCCAGCGAGGTGCTGAAGATCATGCCGCCGCTGACCGTCTCGGACGACGAGCTGGAGAAGGGCCTGCAGATCATCCGCGAGTCGGTCCGCGAAGTGCTGGCCTGA
- a CDS encoding LPXTG cell wall anchor domain-containing protein: protein MIRATHSILAAVAAVAVAAAGPTAAAQQTVAESSLLQLDVTAVPQAGVGGFSGELGAVSAGPGNDIASWDQSDPEGVRSHVNGWHGGPTPPGTSTVQVTDSAGSREASAAWSGFGISATEGGPNLLSFGALHTWARCTQAPLASSEEAYAATDSNSIYLFDDTTRPLPAGRSAVETTGARMGLSGIGDVTLTIDVARIQETYAHGAHAAIRIQVHAVMRDTSGETVFDGGLMDVTAGEVSVECESAPPTSEPPTPEPPTSEPPTSSTESPEPPTSSTDTSEPPTSTTSPCPPPPSCDQESCPQPPPTCTEPPDCAENPGAPGCGEPPSGGGDLPGGEQPGDGSDGSSPGIDHLAQTGVPTGALSIAGAALLAAGALLLVVLRRKKV from the coding sequence GTGATCAGAGCGACCCATTCGATCCTCGCCGCGGTGGCAGCCGTGGCCGTGGCCGCCGCGGGGCCGACTGCGGCCGCCCAGCAGACCGTCGCCGAGAGCTCGCTGCTGCAGCTGGACGTCACCGCCGTTCCGCAGGCCGGCGTCGGCGGCTTCAGCGGCGAGCTCGGTGCGGTTTCCGCCGGTCCGGGCAACGACATCGCCTCGTGGGACCAGAGCGACCCGGAGGGCGTGCGGAGCCACGTCAACGGCTGGCACGGCGGCCCGACGCCGCCCGGCACCTCGACCGTGCAGGTCACCGACAGCGCCGGATCGCGCGAGGCCAGCGCCGCCTGGAGCGGTTTCGGCATCTCCGCGACCGAAGGCGGCCCGAACCTGCTCAGCTTCGGCGCGCTGCACACCTGGGCCCGCTGCACCCAGGCGCCGCTGGCCAGCAGCGAGGAGGCGTACGCGGCGACCGACTCGAACTCGATCTACCTGTTCGACGACACGACCCGCCCGCTGCCCGCCGGGAGGTCCGCGGTGGAGACCACCGGCGCGCGGATGGGGCTGTCCGGGATCGGCGACGTGACGCTGACGATCGACGTCGCCCGGATCCAGGAGACCTACGCCCACGGCGCGCACGCGGCGATCCGGATCCAGGTGCACGCGGTCATGCGCGACACCTCGGGCGAGACCGTCTTCGACGGCGGGCTGATGGACGTGACGGCCGGCGAAGTCAGCGTCGAGTGCGAGTCCGCCCCGCCGACGTCGGAGCCGCCGACGCCCGAACCTCCGACCTCGGAACCTCCGACCTCCTCGACGGAAAGCCCGGAACCGCCGACCTCGTCGACGGACACGTCGGAGCCGCCGACGTCCACGACCTCGCCGTGCCCGCCGCCTCCGAGCTGCGACCAGGAGTCGTGCCCGCAACCGCCTCCGACCTGCACCGAACCGCCGGACTGCGCGGAGAACCCCGGGGCGCCGGGCTGCGGTGAACCGCCCTCCGGCGGTGGTGATCTGCCCGGCGGCGAGCAGCCCGGTGACGGCTCTGACGGCTCATCGCCGGGGATCGATCACCTGGCCCAGACCGGTGTGCCGACCGGCGCGCTGAGCATCGCCGGTGCCGCGTTGCTGGCCGCTGGCGCGCTGCTCCTCGTGGTGCTGCGCAGGAAGAAGGTCTGA
- the thpD gene encoding ectoine hydroxylase: MTVAELSTQDRYPTRVGAEPSPIDRDDPTVWPGVDAGPASAAELRSHEVKGFHVVEGLLSPAEVQTYWQELERLTSDPAVRADERTIVERSSDEVRSIFEVHRTSELIAELARDPRVLDRARQILGSDVYVHQSRINYMPGYRGTGFYWHSDFETWHAEDGMPAMRAVSISIALTDNYAFNGGLMIMPGSHRTFVPCAGETPEDNYKSSLKEQRVGVPSEEAITRMAYEHGIEQFTGPAGSALWFDSNCMHASGNNITPFPRSNIFIVFNSVENTLERPFAAQIPRPRFIASQDHTPLTR, encoded by the coding sequence ATGACCGTCGCTGAACTCAGCACCCAGGACCGCTACCCGACCCGGGTGGGCGCCGAACCGTCCCCGATCGACCGGGACGACCCCACCGTGTGGCCCGGCGTGGACGCGGGCCCGGCCAGCGCGGCGGAGCTCCGCTCGCACGAGGTCAAGGGCTTCCACGTCGTGGAGGGGCTGCTGTCCCCGGCTGAGGTGCAGACGTACTGGCAGGAGCTGGAACGGCTCACCAGCGATCCGGCGGTGCGCGCGGACGAGCGCACCATCGTCGAGCGGTCGTCGGACGAGGTCCGCTCGATCTTCGAGGTGCACCGCACCAGCGAGCTGATCGCCGAGCTGGCCCGCGACCCGCGGGTGCTGGACCGGGCCCGGCAGATCCTCGGCTCGGACGTGTACGTGCACCAGAGCCGGATCAACTACATGCCCGGTTACCGGGGCACCGGCTTCTACTGGCACTCGGACTTCGAGACCTGGCACGCCGAGGACGGCATGCCGGCGATGCGAGCGGTCAGCATCTCGATCGCTCTCACCGACAACTACGCGTTCAACGGCGGTCTGATGATCATGCCGGGCTCGCACCGGACGTTCGTGCCCTGCGCAGGCGAAACGCCCGAGGACAACTACAAGTCCTCGCTCAAGGAGCAGCGCGTCGGGGTGCCCAGCGAGGAAGCCATCACGCGGATGGCCTACGAGCACGGCATCGAGCAGTTCACCGGCCCGGCGGGCTCGGCCCTGTGGTTCGACTCGAACTGCATGCACGCCTCCGGCAACAACATCACGCCGTTCCCCCGCTCGAACATCTTCATCGTGTTCAACAGCGTGGAGAACACCCTGGAACGCCCGTTCGCGGCGCAGATCCCGCGCCCGCGCTTCATCGCGTCCCAGGACCACACCCCGCTCACCCGCTGA
- a CDS encoding S1 family peptidase, which translates to MSLARNLAGVVGAVLAAAAFVAPAQAAEQAPSSDVQPYIIDGRYAEHAPWAARLFADGRENCSATIIAPEWILTAQHCVAGGGQLSFNIGNLDQTQGEKANAKPGGVTTHPSADLALVNIDRAVQAEYAPLGSVGDVQVGQTVQTYGWGATCTNLPEIQCQSQRLKVADVQVTNIACSDYRGGTAVCARRGDGIPAGGDSGGPMFSGNVQVGVASTSDRQTTTAYTNITQYRDWIQSVAGV; encoded by the coding sequence GTGTCCCTCGCCCGAAACCTCGCCGGCGTCGTCGGGGCCGTCCTGGCCGCCGCGGCGTTCGTCGCTCCGGCCCAGGCCGCCGAGCAAGCCCCGTCCTCGGACGTCCAGCCCTACATCATCGACGGCCGGTACGCGGAGCACGCGCCGTGGGCCGCCCGGCTGTTCGCCGACGGCCGGGAGAACTGCTCGGCCACCATCATCGCGCCCGAGTGGATCCTCACCGCGCAGCACTGCGTCGCAGGCGGTGGGCAGCTGAGCTTCAACATCGGCAACCTCGACCAGACGCAGGGCGAGAAGGCCAACGCCAAGCCCGGCGGCGTCACGACCCACCCCAGCGCCGACCTCGCGCTGGTCAACATCGACCGCGCCGTGCAGGCCGAGTACGCGCCGCTGGGCTCGGTCGGCGACGTCCAGGTCGGCCAGACCGTGCAGACCTACGGCTGGGGCGCCACCTGCACCAACCTCCCCGAGATCCAGTGCCAGTCGCAGCGCCTGAAGGTCGCCGACGTGCAGGTGACCAACATCGCGTGCAGCGACTACCGCGGCGGCACCGCGGTGTGCGCGCGCCGCGGCGACGGCATCCCGGCCGGCGGCGACTCCGGCGGCCCGATGTTCTCCGGGAACGTGCAGGTCGGCGTGGCCTCCACCAGTGACCGGCAGACCACCACGGCCTACACCAACATCACCCAATACCGCGACTGGATCCAGTCCGTGGCGGGCGTGTAG
- the ectA gene encoding diaminobutyrate acetyltransferase codes for MEIDTPVVADGPELYRITRDSAVLDVNSSYAYLLWCRDFAQTSAVARIDGAVVGFVTGYIRPDAPDTLVVWQIAVDASQRGGGVASRLLGHLVDRVQPRGIRYLETTITPDNAASIKLFTALARSRSAELQRSELFTADLFPDAHLGEDLYRIGPFAAAPAVAAANGR; via the coding sequence TTGGAGATCGACACTCCGGTCGTCGCGGACGGCCCCGAGCTCTACCGGATCACCCGTGATTCGGCGGTGCTCGACGTGAACTCGTCCTACGCCTATCTGTTGTGGTGCCGGGACTTCGCGCAGACCTCAGCGGTGGCGCGCATCGACGGAGCGGTGGTGGGCTTCGTGACCGGGTACATCCGGCCCGACGCCCCCGACACCCTGGTGGTGTGGCAGATCGCCGTCGATGCCTCCCAGCGCGGTGGTGGCGTGGCCAGTCGGCTCCTGGGGCACCTGGTGGACCGCGTGCAGCCGCGCGGGATCCGGTACCTGGAGACGACGATCACCCCGGACAACGCCGCTTCGATCAAGCTGTTCACCGCGCTGGCGCGCAGCCGCTCGGCGGAACTGCAGCGCAGCGAGCTGTTCACCGCCGACCTGTTCCCGGACGCGCACCTGGGAGAAGACCTGTACCGCATCGGGCCGTTCGCCGCGGCCCCCGCTGTCGCAGCCGCGAACGGCCGCTGA
- a CDS encoding ectoine synthase produces the protein MIVRHLSEIEDTDADIKTENWRSKRIVLAKDKLGFSVHETTLYAGTVNDFWYANHIEAVFITSGEGEVENKATGEVHQLKPGSIYVLNNADKHQVRPRTEMKTVCVFNPPVTGREVHDEDGVYPLIIEEDEATAAN, from the coding sequence GTGATCGTCCGGCACCTGTCGGAAATCGAGGACACCGACGCCGACATCAAGACGGAGAACTGGCGCAGCAAGCGGATCGTCCTGGCCAAGGACAAGCTCGGCTTCTCGGTGCACGAGACCACGCTCTACGCGGGCACGGTGAACGACTTCTGGTACGCCAACCACATCGAGGCCGTGTTCATCACCTCCGGTGAGGGCGAGGTCGAGAACAAGGCGACCGGCGAGGTGCACCAGCTCAAGCCGGGTTCGATCTACGTGCTCAACAACGCCGACAAGCACCAGGTCCGGCCGCGCACCGAGATGAAGACCGTCTGCGTGTTCAACCCGCCGGTGACCGGGCGCGAGGTGCACGACGAGGACGGCGTGTACCCCCTGATCATCGAAGAGGACGAGGCGACGGCGGCCAACTGA
- a CDS encoding VOC family protein → MYRDAFPILSGPDLDRAMRFYRDLLGFQPEYRFPAEGDAQFVTLRSGDLKLGLAQDATAGLGEHFALWLYTDDVDRAVAELREAGTPVRREPQDMPWGERVATVADPDGNSVHIGATRR, encoded by the coding sequence ATGTACCGCGACGCGTTCCCGATCCTGTCCGGCCCGGATCTCGACCGGGCGATGCGCTTCTACCGCGACCTGCTCGGGTTCCAGCCGGAGTACCGGTTCCCCGCCGAGGGCGACGCGCAGTTCGTGACGCTCCGCTCCGGCGACCTCAAACTCGGCCTCGCCCAGGACGCGACGGCCGGGCTCGGCGAGCACTTCGCGCTGTGGCTCTACACCGACGACGTCGACCGGGCCGTGGCCGAGCTGCGCGAGGCAGGCACACCGGTCCGCCGGGAACCGCAGGACATGCCGTGGGGCGAACGGGTGGCCACCGTCGCCGATCCCGACGGCAACTCGGTCCACATCGGAGCTACTCGGCGTTGA
- a CDS encoding toll/interleukin-1 receptor domain-containing protein, with translation MSSAKGFLSYVHADDAAESGRIAQLARDVVAQYEMITGEQIDLFLDRDEISWGDDWRSKIDGTLADVAFFIPVLTRRYFRSQECRRELDFFIKKARVLGLTELILPILYIDFPELREEPPTDELIARTRAFQWVDWTDLRFAATTSPEYRKAVARLAQRLAEAATAAETVDSSDAAARQEPIPSAPGFVDVVAKAEEVMPMWTETVRRITAEILRIEELATTAGEEIQASDARGQGSAARNAIFNRFAQELKPPAEQIARLGNEFAAQLHTVDLGMQAILARMPGELRQKSASAEDARNFFDLVRQMASGSAEGLGALKELVSTIEPVERESRNLRPVLRELRKGLTLMVDGDEVIQNWVKQMDALQVPPRPNDG, from the coding sequence ATGTCGAGCGCCAAGGGGTTCTTGTCCTACGTCCACGCGGACGACGCCGCGGAATCCGGCAGAATCGCGCAGCTCGCCCGGGACGTCGTGGCGCAGTACGAGATGATCACCGGTGAGCAGATCGACCTGTTCCTGGACCGCGACGAGATCTCCTGGGGCGATGACTGGCGCTCCAAGATCGACGGCACCCTCGCTGACGTGGCCTTCTTCATCCCGGTGCTCACGCGGCGCTACTTCCGGAGCCAGGAATGCCGCCGCGAGCTGGACTTCTTCATCAAGAAGGCCCGAGTGCTCGGCCTCACCGAGCTGATCCTGCCCATCCTCTACATCGACTTCCCCGAACTCCGCGAGGAACCGCCGACCGACGAGCTGATCGCGCGCACCCGCGCCTTCCAGTGGGTCGACTGGACCGATCTCCGGTTCGCGGCCACCACATCTCCGGAGTACCGGAAAGCAGTGGCACGACTGGCGCAACGGCTCGCGGAAGCCGCGACCGCCGCTGAAACGGTGGACAGCAGCGACGCCGCGGCCAGGCAGGAGCCGATCCCGTCCGCGCCGGGATTCGTCGACGTGGTGGCCAAGGCCGAGGAAGTCATGCCCATGTGGACGGAGACGGTTCGCCGGATCACGGCGGAGATCCTCCGCATCGAGGAGCTCGCCACCACCGCAGGAGAGGAGATCCAGGCCAGCGATGCCCGAGGACAGGGATCGGCCGCCAGGAACGCGATCTTCAACCGGTTCGCGCAGGAGCTGAAGCCTCCGGCAGAGCAGATCGCGAGACTGGGCAACGAATTCGCCGCCCAACTCCACACGGTGGACCTGGGCATGCAAGCGATCCTCGCACGCATGCCCGGCGAACTCAGGCAGAAGTCGGCCAGCGCCGAGGACGCCCGCAACTTCTTCGACCTGGTCCGGCAGATGGCCTCCGGCTCGGCGGAAGGCCTGGGGGCGTTGAAGGAGTTGGTGTCGACGATCGAGCCCGTCGAGCGGGAATCGCGCAATCTGCGCCCGGTTCTCCGCGAGCTGCGAAAAGGCCTGACCCTCATGGTCGACGGCGACGAGGTCATCCAGAACTGGGTCAAGCAGATGGACGCCCTGCAGGTGCCCCCGCGCCCGAACGACGGCTGA
- a CDS encoding alginate O-acetyltransferase AlgX-related protein — protein sequence MSRQKKLPPVHEAWLPREHPLHRPRHGRRQLAALVCAVLFFTAPLVSWVFGARPAQLENRPLAAFPSVTEGWGFFTGMNAWATDHLPFRRQAVQSVDALSRGVFGEPARLDGGSHTSPVGAGQVDEKPQIDENVFPAVIEGKGGWLYLGHDVSYRCVPKRSLDEVIAGLRRWRAVVEASGRKFQLVVAPDKSTVYPENLPDAYAGEDCSTKAREEFWKRVPRETGALDMRNQLREVAARNQRPIYHDIDTHWTHEGGITMAYQLAERLEPGATRDWKVRPSRQYPHSADIPDLLGQDRTVPIQAYSLAPDGSDVDNTQFKPSDFHEPLHLESPPKPGMVTRPMRMVGDSFTQFASPYLAASFTDLTIVHPDQVAVDPEAAGRLLAEGEIVTFELSERFVAGGRYPMLDAAVADKAGAVLAAHPIR from the coding sequence GTGTCGCGGCAGAAGAAGCTCCCCCCGGTCCACGAGGCGTGGTTGCCGCGGGAGCACCCGCTGCACCGGCCGCGGCACGGCAGGCGGCAGCTCGCGGCGCTGGTGTGCGCCGTCCTGTTCTTCACCGCGCCCCTGGTGAGCTGGGTCTTCGGGGCTCGTCCCGCGCAGCTGGAGAACCGGCCGCTGGCGGCCTTCCCGAGCGTCACCGAGGGCTGGGGCTTCTTCACCGGGATGAACGCCTGGGCCACCGATCACCTGCCGTTCCGGCGGCAGGCCGTGCAGTCGGTGGACGCGCTCAGCCGCGGCGTCTTCGGCGAGCCCGCTCGGCTGGACGGCGGTTCGCACACCTCGCCGGTGGGCGCCGGGCAGGTCGACGAGAAGCCGCAGATCGACGAGAACGTGTTCCCCGCGGTCATCGAGGGCAAGGGCGGCTGGCTGTACCTGGGGCACGACGTGTCCTACCGGTGCGTGCCGAAGCGCTCGCTGGACGAGGTGATCGCCGGGCTGCGCCGCTGGCGCGCCGTCGTGGAGGCGTCCGGGCGGAAGTTCCAGCTCGTCGTCGCCCCTGACAAGTCCACTGTGTACCCGGAGAACCTGCCGGACGCCTACGCGGGCGAGGACTGCTCGACGAAGGCCCGCGAGGAGTTCTGGAAGCGCGTTCCGCGCGAGACCGGCGCGCTGGACATGCGGAACCAGCTGCGCGAGGTGGCCGCGCGCAACCAGCGGCCGATCTACCACGACATCGACACGCACTGGACGCACGAGGGCGGCATCACCATGGCCTACCAGCTCGCCGAACGCCTGGAGCCGGGCGCGACGCGCGACTGGAAGGTCCGGCCGTCGCGGCAGTACCCGCACAGCGCGGACATCCCGGACCTGCTGGGCCAGGACCGCACCGTGCCGATCCAGGCGTACTCGCTGGCGCCGGACGGCAGCGACGTGGACAACACCCAGTTCAAGCCGAGCGACTTCCACGAGCCGCTGCACCTGGAATCACCGCCGAAGCCGGGCATGGTCACCCGGCCGATGCGGATGGTGGGCGACTCGTTCACCCAGTTCGCCAGCCCGTACCTGGCGGCGTCCTTCACCGACCTGACGATCGTGCACCCGGACCAGGTCGCGGTGGACCCGGAAGCGGCTGGCCGGCTCCTCGCCGAAGGCGAGATCGTGACCTTCGAGCTCTCCGAGCGCTTCGTCGCAGGAGGCCGTTACCCGATGCTCGACGCAGCGGTCGCCGACAAGGCAGGCGCGGTCCTGGCAGCCCACCCCATCCGCTGA